In Mustela nigripes isolate SB6536 chromosome 12, MUSNIG.SB6536, whole genome shotgun sequence, one DNA window encodes the following:
- the NUDCD2 gene encoding nudC domain-containing protein 2 — protein MSAPFEERSGVVPCGTPWGQWYQTLEEVFIEVQVPPGTRAQDIQCGLQSRHVALAVGGREILKGKLFDSTIADEGTWTLEDRKMVRIVLTKTKRDAANCWTSLLESEYAADPWVQDQMQRKLTLERFQKENPGFDFSGAEISGNYTKGGPDFSNLEK, from the exons ATGTCGGCCCCGTTTGAGGAGCGCAGTGGGGTGGTTCCGTGCGGGACGCCGTGGGGCCAGTGGTACCAGACCTTGGAGGAGGTGTTCATTGAAGTTCAGGTGCCGCCTGGCACTCGCGCCCAGGATATCCAGTGCGGCCTGCAGAGCCGGCATGTGGCGCTGGCCGTGGGTGGTCGCGAGATCCTCAAG ggcaAGCTCTTTGATTCAACAATAGCTGATGAGGGAACATGGACTTTGG AGGACAGGAAAATGGTCCGTATTGTTCttacaaagacaaagagagatgCAGCAAATTGTTGGACTTCTCTTCTGGAATCTGAATATGCAGCTGATCCTTGGGTGCAAGACCAAATGCAGAGAAAACTTACATTAGAGAGATTCCAGAAGGAA aATCCTGGTTTTGACTTCAGTGGAGCAGAAATCTCAGGAAACTACACTAAAGGTGGACCAGATTTctcaaatcttgaaaaataa